The Euphorbia lathyris chromosome 4, ddEupLath1.1, whole genome shotgun sequence genomic interval CTTTGCAGTTGACGTTGACATTTGAATCACAGCTGCATTTCCATAATAACCAGATGGTAGCTTAAACTTACTACGCAAATTCACTGACCAAATCAGACTCGTCTCTTCCTTAGGATGTGGTTGAAATGCAATAACACGACACTTCCAAACAGATGATGTTACTATTTCAAAAGAAGAACAATGACCAAAATGAGCAGGCACATGTCTCTTTAAAGCTGAGATTTCAGCGGGGCCTAAGAAGAAAGCTTTATAACAAAGATCGTGTTCAGGTGGAAATTTACGATCATTACTGCTTTCGTCAGAGATATCTCTACCGGATTTAGTAAACGGAGGTTTGAGTTTTTGTGGATTCAATGTGGCGTTAAGGATGTGTCTTTCCCAGATTGGGAGAATAGAGGGGGAAGTTGCTCCTCTTGCCATTTCCCCGATTGCAGACATGAATTGAACTAGACCAGCAGCGTCGCTTATGGTGTGGTTGTAACGGAGACCGAAAATAAAACTCCCACACTTCATTCGTGTTACCTGTCAATTAAAATATTTCGAGTAGTCAAATATTGCTAATAGTATTTCTccttccaatttttttttactgcgGATAGAGTGCAACATATCCGAAAAAAGAACAATAAAATACATATTACTTTATTGAAAAATGATTGGGAAGAAAAAGTTAGACGATTGTTATATTtatatgggtaaataatttattaatccctccatttttaattaacatactgtttagtccttctattttaaaaaacatattataaggtctctattttttatcagtattaaccatttggtcattctatctagtttttttagatttttaaccgaacatatcttagcttttaagACAACCATTGTAGATATAAAATGGTCatgttactctattattttctgtctgtctgtttatgtcaaatataacagttaaaagtctaaaaaaatagacaaaatgaccaaatggttaatattggcaaaagatagAGATGtcataatgtgtttttcaaaatagaaaaacTAAACAGAATGTTAAGTAAAAAGAGAGAGACTAATAATTTATTTACCCTATTTATATTGGTAAGTTCAATGGACCGGAATCGTAATATAATTTATCGTTCTTAAGACAATAAAACTTATTTATGAATCTTACATATTGGACTATCATTTTGATTTAAATGGTTGTTTgacataataataacaatagaGGGCGTGAGTCCTAGATTTCAAAGATAAATTAAATTTCACAATTTGTATTGAAAATTGACAGGATTGTTATGCAACGATATTTTAACACTTACACTTAATAAAtttagtttaggatttttttatttatttttaggataaGGGCTAAAAATAGCCATAACGATTACAGTcaggaacaattttactcctaatatctaaaatagtgcaattttactcctaatgttggcagccaaaaaccattttacctctaatattgataaattgcgttaatttaagaaataattctcAAACTATTTTCtgggtcatgaatcttgtcatttacccttcatatgtgagtcatttttatcactaattagtaacatatcataaacataaaattagacatggaaaaatttcaaaataaaaatatactgtattttgtacgagttggacaaaaaaaattaaatatttcactgaatttaaaaatattaatctccaattctattattaaatcacaaaaatatctatattttgTAATGATGTTTGAAATTAACCAAATTTGCAaagttaagagtaaaattgcttgtagggggtaaaattgcaccattttaaacgttatgggtaaattgCTTCTGACTGTAAACGttatgagtatttttgcacttcaTCTCTTATTTTTTAAATCTAATGAATTATTTCCACATAAGAAAATCTATATGGCAAGTAAATTTTAAGACGTGAGACGTGTCAAATTCACCACATATGAGGAGAATAACGGGATTTTCAAGTCTCTATtcaaattgagtgaaatttcaccaattgtgATAGTTCAAAAACCAAATTGAATGAAATTTCATAGGCCACACGACAAAATTTTGAATGAGCTAAATAAGAATTTAAATTAAACcgtgtattattaaaatataaaaactaaacAAACGTGTTATATAAAAAATACCTGAACAAGCACGAGAGGGGAGTTAAAAATCTGACTAGAACCCGGGACATCAAAAAGCAGCTCATCCAAGCACGGAAATGGAGGTGTAAGTGGATAACCGAATTGTTCAAGAGTAACATCCGCATCAGCCTCAGTAAACAAAACACCTTCACCGGTGCATTCAACGACAAGTTTTCCCGACGGATCTTCTCTAAGCCGACCGGCAAACGGATAATAAAAAACAAGTGTTTCCGCAATTGCCTTTCTTATAACCGCAACAGGATCTACACCGTTCTTAGAGGGATTGTGAGAATAAATCGTTAAGCCAGGAATATGAACTTTAAAACAATCTAAGTTCTCCAAATCGGATAATTGCTTGAACTCGTAAGGCGTAGGCTTCGCCGGAATCACGAGTTCCGGTGTACCCCTGTAAACCTTGAACTGTAGAGAGATCGGAGATTTTGTCTGTAACATGGTGTATTAACTGgtgaaaaattaaatttggatTTTGTTCTTCCGATAAgtgtatatatattgaaaagCCACCGAATGATATCATAATTTAGAAataattgcatttttttttataacttttgtttataaaaaaaatataatttttgaaattaaaaaaattataatttcatattttattttttatttatccaaatattaattttatatatattatcaataTATATCCCATACATTCTAGAAGATAAATATTCTAGActatataaaatgtttgcagGTGGAATCAGACAATTTTGAGGCTATACGGATGATTACCGATATTCATGGTTTTCGGGGTCTTTCGCATAATCTGATTAAGGCAATCTGAAGGATCCATCGGGATTTCGAACAGATTGAGTTCTCCCATGGTTTTCGTGAGTAGAACTGAGTTGCTGGTCGTTTGGCTTCAGATGGACACATTGCAGCTCTAGGTGGGTCGGCTCTCTCAAGACCTCTGGAGTCGGTATCAAACTTGCTTCTAGAAGATATCGTGGGAGCATGTTTTCCCAGACTGTTGCCTagctagtttttttttctttttatttgttgCTTTCTCAtcttacccaaaaaaaaacaagtgtaaaaatacctattttacccctaacattatcaagttggatcaatttcagatattattataaaacttttgttttttttattatataccaattgcatattaatttatttttaaaaaatatttcatattttctgtaatttaataatagaattgaaaattaatatttaaaaaaatcggtgaaattttttgattttttttgtccaactcgtactttttaattttttttaaatatcacGTCTAGTCATATGTTTATAATccgttactaatgagtgataaaatggcTCACATGTGAAGATAAAATGGCtcatatgtgaagtgtagatgacaagattcatgaccgagaagacagtttgatgaattatttctcaaattgatccaacttgacaacgttaggggtaaaattgccatTGACTGCCAACGTAGGGGTAAAAatacacaattttagacgttatgggtaaaattgctcatagctgTAAACAttatgagtatttttgcaccttatccttccTAGAAACTATAcagaaaaattatattatatatatgcggtgtttgtttctatttttcagaGCAGCGTTTAACGTTTCATTTCAAACTACATGAAATATAGTGTTTGGTTAAGTTTATACAACAAAAACGtttaactctttttttttttttttttttttttgtagaaactGCAACATTTTATAACTGGaactttttgtgaaaagttgtttgtatatatttgatgttgataaaattatccttctaACTTTCAATAGtatttcttctttaatattattgccggaagaacaaggttttgccccataacaacaacaataaagccTTAGTGCTGAAATAATTcaggatcggctaacatgaaccgtcatacgaaactgtgaaatcaagtcgtgccAGCAACATAAATGCTCTCCCTACACTCCATCCTATCCACTGTCACATTtttctcaatccccaataaactcatatcactcttaATCACTCTTTTCCAAGTTTGTTTAGGTCTTTCTCTATAACTGTCTCCAttgcatccctttgccactcttcaatcCGTCTAATCTTACATGACCAACCATGATTTGaacctcctaaattgttataaacacattacatgaccgtctaacatgatattaacaGGCTTTTCGATGGTTgatactaatctaaaaaatgacataaaatatttaaaaaaagtaccatatttcttatatttttaaaagttatcattgttggaaaattttgaataaaattatatattaatttatataccaataaatacctcctttcatgaacagtcgtgttcgtacgtgaacagtcgtgtctgtccgt includes:
- the LOC136227964 gene encoding benzyl alcohol O-benzoyltransferase-like: MLQTKSPISLQFKVYRGTPELVIPAKPTPYEFKQLSDLENLDCFKVHIPGLTIYSHNPSKNGVDPVAVIRKAIAETLVFYYPFAGRLREDPSGKLVVECTGEGVLFTEADADVTLEQFGYPLTPPFPCLDELLFDVPGSSQIFNSPLVLVQVTRMKCGSFIFGLRYNHTISDAAGLVQFMSAIGEMARGATSPSILPIWERHILNATLNPQKLKPPFTKSGRDISDESSNDRKFPPEHDLCYKAFFLGPAEISALKRHVPAHFGHCSSFEIVTSSVWKCRVIAFQPHPKEETSLIWSVNLRSKFKLPSGYYGNAAVIQMSTSTAKEIIENPLSSTLQLVRNATDKVINIENCAQTLANIKVSRLSYNVSDWRYAGFEKVDFGWGEAVYGGPDYCGPIVGCHMPYKSKNGENGIMLPLCLPRQVIKRFEKELDNMLKDQPFCRDKDVVQSKL